The following DNA comes from Mycobacterium sp. MS1601.
ACGGGCTCAGGGAATCCGCCGACGGCGCTCCGCTGCGGTTCCGGATCCTGGCGATCGCCGATACCGCCGTCGACGTAAAGGCCGCGCAACTGTTCGTCACCGCGGCCAAGGCCATCGGTGTGGATCTCCAGTTGACCACCACTGACGCCGACAGCATGGGCGCCACGGTGTTCAACACCGAATCGCCGGACTGGGACATCATGGTCTGGGGTTGGGACTCGGCTTTGTACGACCCGTCCTATCTGCTGGGTATCGCCATCACCAACCAGATCGGCGGCAACAACGACACCTTCTGGTCCAATCCTCGCTACGACGAGTTGTATGCGCTCCAGAGCACCACCGTCGACCGGCCACAGCGGGTGAAGCTGGTCCAGGAGATGCAGGCCATCCACTACGCGTCGTGTCCCTACATCGTCATGTGGTACCAGAAGAAACTCACCGGTACCCGCACCAGCACCTGGACAGGGTGGCAGCCCATTTCCGGGGGCATGATCCTGAACTTCCCCAGGGTCAACTATCTCGACGTCACGCAGGCCTGAGGTCGCTACGAGGACATGCTCCGATACCTCTTGCGCAAGATGAGCTACCTGGCGTTGACCCTGGTGGCCGTTCTTGCGACCAATTTCGCGATCTTCCACCTGATGCCGGGAGATCCCGTCACCCATATCGCCCGCGGCCAGCATCTGGACGCCGAAGCCATCGCTCGCTTGCGGGCCTTCTACGGCCTGGATCGACCGCTGAGCTCACAGTTCGTGACGTACGTACAGAATCTGTTGCACGGCGATCTGGGCTATTCCTTCAGCTATTCGTCACCGGTGGGACCGATCGTGCTCAAAGCATTGGGCAACACCCTGATCCTGGTAACGGTGTCCACGGTGTTGGTCATCGTGCTCGGTGTGCTGATCGGCGTGTTCGCGGCCACCCGCCGCGGGACCAGAACCGATGGCGGCCTGGTAATCGGGTCGTTGGTGTTCTGGAGCCTGCCGACATTCTGGGTGGGCATGCTGCTGATCTTCGTCTTCGCCGTGGTGCTGAACTGGCTCCCCATTGCGGGCATGTACACCGCGGACGCCATCTATCCCACAGTCTTCTCCCGAATCGCCGATCTGGCGCGCCACCTTGTCCTTCCGACGGTGGCGATGGTGCTCGTGGACGTAGCGCAGTTCGTGTTGATCACCCGAAGTTCCTTATTGGCAACACTTGTGGAGGATTTCATGACCACAGCCCGGGCCAAAGGGCTGCAGGCTCGGCGGGTTCTCTGGCGCCACGGCGTTCCCAACGCCATGCTGCCGGTGGTCACCGCCACCTCTCTGTACGCCAGCGCTACCGTCGGCGGGACCATCCAGGTGGAGACCGTCTTCTCGTGGCCCGGCATGGGGCAGTTGATCTATCTGTCGGTGATCCGGCGCGACTACCCGGTGATGGAGGCGTGTTTTCTGATCTTCGCCGTGGTGGTGGTTCTCGCTAACTTCGCCAGTGACCTCATCTACCGAATCCTCGACCCCCGGGTGAGGCTGACATGACGGCCCCTGATCCTCCCGCCACCACCGGATGGCGGAGCGCGACGCGACAATTGTGGGCCGACGGGATGGGGCGCGCCGGATTGCTGACGGTGCTGGCGGTCGTCGCGGTGGCGGTGACGGGCCCGCTGTTGGCGCCGTTCGACCGGGCTGCCGTCGCGGAGTCTCGCACCGGCATCCTGCAGCCGCCCAGTGGCGAGCACTGGCTCGGCACCGACGATCTGGGCCGCGACGTACTGAGTCAGGTGCTGGCCGGTACCGGCATATCGTTGCAGATCGGTATGGCCGCAACGCTGTTCACGGTGCTGATCGGAACCACCGTTGGTGTTCTCGCCGGTTGGTTCACCGGTTTCGTCGACACCGCGCTGATGCGAGTCACCGACTTCTTCCTGGTGTTGCCGAGCTTGCCTTTGATGATCGCGCTGGGCGCCATTGTCGGACAGAGCCTGCCGATGATCATCGCCATCATCGCGGCCACCAGTTGGCCGGGAACCGCACGCGTGGTGCGCTCACAGGCTCTCTCGCTGCGCGAACGGGAAGTGGTGGCGCGGGCGCGAACCGTGGGGTTGTCCTCGCCGGCGATTCTGCGGCGACTCATCCTGCCCGGAGTGCTCGCGCTGGTGATCGCCAACGCCGTTCTGGTGACGGCCGGATCGATCTTGACCGAAGCCACGCTCTCGTTTCTCGGCCTCGGTGATCCCGCACGCACATCCTGGGGGCAGATCCTGCACAACGCCTTCGTCTCCGGCGCGGTCGGAAACGGCTACTGGTGGTACTTCCTGCCGCCGGGCCTCGGAATCGTGGTGGTGGTGCTGGCATTTTCGCTGGTTGGCCAGAGTCTCGAACGGATCCTCGATCCACGGCTGGCGGTGACGGTGTGAGCCTGCTGTCAATTCGCAACCTGTCGGTCACCTACGGGACCGCGGAGGGTTCGGTCCGTGCTGTCGACGGCGTCGATCTGGACATCGAGCGTGGTGAGGTGGTTGGTCTGGCCGGCGAGTCCGGTTGTGGTAAAACGACATTGGCCTTGGCTGTGGCGCGGTTGCTGCCGCGCAGTGCGCAGGTCGGTGCCGACCGTCTCGAGTTCGACGGTCAGGATCTGCTGGCACTCGACGAGGATCAACTGCGGCCCATTCGATGGCAGCGGATCTCGATCGTCTTCCAGGCCGCGATGAACGCCTTCAATCCGGTGATGTCGATCGGTGCCCAGATCGCCGAGGTGATTCGCGTGAACAACCCGCAGGCCAGCCGTCGTGAAGTGCGGGAGCGCGTGTCAGAACTGCTTGCGCAGGTGGGGATCTCGCCGGGCCGTGCACCGGAGTACCCACACCAGTTCTCCGGCGGTATGAAACAGCGGGCGATGATCGCGATGGCTCTGGCCTGCGAGCCGGATCTGGTGATCGCCGACGAACCGACAACGGCGCTGGACGTGATGACTCAGGCCCAGATCTTGAACCTCATCCGGCGGCTCGCCGACGAATTCGGCCTTTCGATGCTGATCATCTCCCACGACCTGACGGTGCTCGGCGAGCTCTGTGACCGGGCTGCCGTGATGTACGCGGCCCGTATGGTCGAAAGCGGTCCGGCGGCACAGGTACTCGGAGACTCCGCTCATACGCCGGCGCACCCGTACACCAAGCGGTTGCTCGACTGTTTCCCCAGAGTCGAATGCGGCCGGGTGGTGATCCACGGAATACCCGGCACTCCACCGGATCTGGCGCATCTGCAACCCGGTTGCCGATTCCTGGACAGATGCGGACAGGCCGGCGCTGGATGCGATTCAGCAGAACCGGTGCTGCGGCCGGTCGCGGACAGCCCCGAACACCTGGTGGCATGTCATCGGGCCGAAACTGCCATGGAGGTCCTCCGATGACCTCCGCAGTTGTCGCCGAACTGCGGAAACTGCACGTCCATTACTCGGTGGGCAGCGGGCGTAAGCGACGCATCGCGAGGGCTGTGGACGGCGTCGACCTCGTTGTCCGCGAGCGCGAAATCGTGGCGCTGGTCGGCGAGTCCGGTTGTGGAAAGACGACGATCGCCCGAACGATGGTCAGGCTGGAGGACGCCACTGCCGGATCGGTCTGGATCGATGGCACCGACGTCACCACCTTGCGGGGCAGCCGGTTACGCCGGCTCCGGCGCGAGTTCCAGATGATCTTCCAGGATCCGTACCAGAGCCTGCCTCCCAATGCCACCGCCTTGGACTTGGTGAGCGAGGGATTGGCGATCCACCGCCGTGATCTCGACCCGGCTGGGCGACAGGCCGCGGCACTCGCAGCGTTGGAGACCTGCGGACTGCATCCCGCGGCGGCCATCGGTGCGCGGCGGATGTTCCAGCTTTCGGGCGGGCAACGTCAGCGGGTGGCGATTGCCTCGGCGATCGCCGTGCAGCCCAGGTTCCTGGTGGCCGACGAGCCGGTGTCCATGCTGGATGTCTCGCTGCGGGCCGGTGTTTTGCAGGTGCTTCTGGATCTGCGTGAGCACCAGGGCATCGCCACTTTGTTCATCACCCATGACCTCGCACTGGCCGGCGTTTTTGCCGACCGCGTTGCGGTGCTCTACCTCGGACGGATCGTCGAACAGGGTCCGGCGGCCCAGGTGATCACCGGTCCCCGGCATCCGTACACCCGCGCGCTGGTGGCGGTCATGCCCAAGCAGGGGGGACGGCACTCACCACAGAATCTGTTGACCGGGGAGCCACCGAGTCCACTGGATTCTCGGGCGGGTTGTCGCTTTGCGCCTCGTTGCCCGTTGTACAGCGAGCTCGGTCAGCCTGACCGATGCCGCTCTGAAGTCCCGGAGCTGACCGATGTCGGCACCGATCATGCAGTGGCCTGTCACTTTTCGGATGCCACTGCTGTCCCAACCCCAGAGGAGAACCAACAATGACCATCAGCCGTGAAGAGGCGACAGAACTGCTCGACGCCTTGGTCCGCATCGACTCGGTGACACCGTGGCTCATTCCGGGCGGCGCCGGCGAAGGTGAGGTCGCCCGGTACATGCAACAGTGGCTCAGCGAGGCCGGACTGACCGCCGACATCGAGGAAGTCGAGCCCGGCCGACCCAACGTGTTGGCATGGCTGCGTGGCTCTGCCCCCGGTCCGACGATCTGCCTGACCGCTCACACGGACACGGTCGGCTACGCGATCTGGCAGGACCGCGCGCTCGAACCCGTGATCGAAGGTGATCGGATGATCGGCATCGGTGTCGCCGACGACAAAGGTGGTTGTGCCGCAGCGATGTTGGCGGTTCGCGAGTTGGTTCGCACCGGCGCCGAACTGGCGGGAAATGTCCTGGTGGCACTGGTGGCCGATGAGGAAGGGGTGAGCATCGGCATGGAGCACCTGGTGGCCAACCACGCAGGTGAGATCGATCTGGCCATCAACCTGGAACCGGACGGCTCGCACACGATTTTCGGTGAGCACCAGGGGTTCGGCTGGATCGACATCGTGGTCCACGGGCGTCCGGCTCACGGTTCCGCGCCGGAGAGGGGCGTCGACGCGATCGTTCACATGGCCGAGGTCATCACCCGGCTGCACCGACTGGACGAGACCCGCTGGAAGCCCCATCCCGATCCCAGAAACGGCCGGACGGTGTTCCACACCGGAACCATCCACGGCGGCACCGACTACGCGACCTACCCCAGCGAGGTGGTGCTCGGTATCGAGATCGGCACCCAGCCGGGTGAGACCTTGGCTGATCGGGTGGCAGACATCGAGGCGATCTTCGATGAGGTGCGTGCCGTCGAACCGCAATTCCAGGGCGAGGTCCGGGTGCGGCTCGACCGGGATCCGTTCACCGGCAGTGGAAACGAGGATCTGCTGAGCGCAATCGTCGACGCCACTGAACAGGTCCACGGCACTGCCTCGACGGTGACCGGGCTCAACGCGTGGACCGATGCTGCGTTGCTGCAGAGCGCGGGTATTCCCACGGTGTTGTTCGGTCCGGAAGGCGGTAACTACCATGCCGCCGACGAATGGGTGTCGATCAGCGACGTGGTGGCTTCCGCCGAGATCTTGCGGCGCTCGGTGACCACGTTGCTCAGTGCCTCGGTGAGTGCGGCGGGCTGATCCGATGACAACTGATATGCAGAACTCGCTGTCCTTCGACCAGGTGTTCGCCGAGCGGACTCCGGCCACCAAGGCGCTGTTCGACCGCGCCCGCAAGACGGTGCCGGGTGGAGCCGGATCCACGGCCCGCCTCCCGCGGAACGGCTGGAATCCGTATCCGATCTTCATGGCCGAGGGTCACGGATCCCGGCTGGTGGACGTCGACGGCAACGAGTACATCGACTACCTGCTCGGGTTGGGGCCGATGATTCTGGGCCACCGGCCCCCGGCGGTCACCGCTGCGGTGAATCGGGCGGTCAACGAATTCGGCACCTGTTTCGGCCTGCCGTATGAACTCGAGATCGAGGCCGCCGAAAAGGTCGTCGCCGCGGTTCCGGGTATCGAGCAGGTGCGGTTCACCAACTCCGGCTCCGAGGCGGTCGGCACTGCCGTCCGGTTGGCCAGGGCCACAACCGGCCGACGTCTGATCGTCCGCTTCGAAGGGCACTATCACGGTTGGCAGGACACCGTGTACTGGTCCAACCATGTGGACCCGCAGCTCGCCGGGCCCGCCAGCCATCCGCGTCCGGTCGCGATGGGACCCGGAGTGCCCAGTGAACTCGAAGACACCCTGGTGGTCTTGACGTGGAACGACCCGGAGAGCTTTGTGGCATTGATGAAGGAGCGTGGGGAGGAGGTGGCGGCGGTCCTCACCGAGCCCGCGGTCTTCAATACCGGCTGCATCCTGCCCGAAGCCGGTTATCTGGAGCTTCTACGCAGTGAGACCCGCAAATACGGCGCGCTTCTGATCTTCGACGAGGTGATCACCGGGTTCCGGTTCGCCCGCGGCGGTGCCCAGGAGTGGTTCGGCGTGACACCGGACATCACCACGCTGGCCAAGGGACTCGGTGGCGGCTTCCCGGTGGCGGCCGTCGGCGGTTCCGTCGAGGCAATGCGGTTGGTTGCCAGCGGGGCGTACTCCCACTCCGGTACCTACAATGCCAATGTCGTTGCGTGCGCGGCGGTGTCGGCGACCATGGACGTGCTGGCCGAGCCGGGGCTATACGAACGGCAGCGCGCGCTGGGATTCCGTCTGGCAGAAGGGCTTTCGTCAATGGCCGCCGATTGCGGGCTGGATGCCTATGTCGCTGGTCTTGGCACCGTGTTCCAGTTGTGGTTCGCCGACGGACCCATCCACAACTGGCGCGAAGCCGCTGCCCGGGCCGACGAGGCGCTGTTCACCCGGTGGTATCAGGAGATGGTGATCCGCGGTGTCCTGTTCCACCCGCTGCAATTCGAGAATCTGTTCGTGTCGTTGGTGCACACCGATCGCGACATAGACCAGACGCTCAACGCGGCGCAGGACGCGCTGAATGTCATTTCGCGAGATCGTCGGTAGGACGCGTGGAAGACCAGGTTTTTGTCGGGCTCGATCTCGGTACCTCATCGCTCAAGGCGATAGCGGTGGGTGGCTCGGGTGAGTTGCTCGCGCGCGCCAGCCGCACCTACCCGACGAAGCGCCCCGAACCTGCTGCGGCAGAGCAGAGTCCGGCCGACTGGTGGAGTGCGCTCGATGACGTGATGGACGAGCTCGCCGATCAGGTGCCGCCGAGCGGCTGGTGCGGAATCGGGTTGTCGGCCATGCTTCCGACGCTGGTGCAGTTCGACCGATCAGCCGAGTGCCTGGAACCCGCTGTCACCTGGGAGGACTCCCGGGCCGAGCCCCAGGCGCGACCTTTGTGCGACATGATCGGCGACCACCGCATCTATCAGGTGACCGGTCAACGAGTGGACGGGCGCTATCTCGCTCCCATGTACCGCCGGCAGCAACAACTCGGTCACGGTGGATCGGCGATCGCCGGTGCCAAAGACGCTTTGTTCCAGCGACTCACCGGTGCCTTGGACACCGATCCGAGTACCGCGGCCGGGTTCGGCGTCTTCAGCCTCGACACCCTCGAGTGGGATCCCGAGCTGGTCGCCGCAGCAGCACTGCCGGGGCTGCCGGCAGTCTTGCCGTCGAGATCGTGGCGACCGGTGCTGTCGAGATGGGTTGAGCGCTGGGGTCTTCCGGTGGGGCTGCCCGTCGTGCTGGGAGGGGCGGACTCCGTGCTGGGGGCCGCGGGAATGGGTGCCGTCGAACACGGCGACGTGGTGGTCATCGCAGGTACCAGTGCGGTGGTCCTCGGAATCAGCGACACCCCCGTCCGCGATGCCCAGCGCCGATATCTGGTGACCCCGATGGCCGGGCCGGGATGGGGACTCGAGATGGACGTCCTGGCGGTCGGTTCAGCCTTCGGCGGTGTCGCCGAGATGCTGGGCCTGCCCGACCCGACGGCACTTCTGGACCTCGGGGTGCAGGTCGATCCCGGTGACGCGCCGGCATTCCTGCCGTATCTGACACCGGGAGAGCAGGGTGCCCTGTGGGACTCCACGCTCGAGGGGACCTTGCACGGGTTGCGACTCGGCATGGGAGCTGCCCACATCGGGCGTGCCCTGTTGACCGGGGTGGTGATCGAACTGCGTCGGTGTATCGCGGTCCTCGAAGAGGCCACCGGCGCCCGCGGGCCGGTCATGCTCGGGGGTGGGGCCGCGGCACACCCGCAGTTCTGGCAGGACTTGGCCGACGCCACCGGCCGCGACGTCCTGGTCGATCGATCGTCGGGCGATCACTCGGCGATCGGAGCGGCACTGCTGGTCGCCGACGCATTCGGTGTCGAGGTGCCCCGCCGCACCGACTTCCACCGCGTCCGGCCGGATCCGGCTAAGCAACTCTGGTGGTCGCAGACCGCGGATCGGCATGACAGGATCCGCTGCGCACTGGGCGTGCTGTCGTGACGGCCGGACTGCTGGTGACCGACGACGAGTCCTTCGGTGCTGTCGCCGCTGACGCGGTGCTGGCCGGGCTCGGCGGGCAACGGCGTTGTCTGGGTGTGGCCACCGGCGAGACGCCGGTGCCGCTGTATATCGAGATGGTGCGGCGTGCCCGCGCGGGTGAGGTCGACTTGCGGGCTGCGACGCTGGTGGCCCTCGACGAGTATCTGGGAATCGGCGGTGACGATCCGCGCAGTTACACCGCATATGTGCGACAACGAATTGCGATGCCGCTCGGTGTTCTTGAGCGTAACGTCGTGGTGCCCGACGGATTGGCCGAGGACGCTGAAGCCGAAGCTGCGCGGGTGGAGGAGCGAATCAGGAGTGCCGGCGGTGTCGACGTGCAGATAGTGGGCATCGGGAGCAACGGGCATCTGGCGTTCAACGAACCGGGATCGGACTTCGATTCGTCCACTCGGGTGGTGGCGATCAGTGAATCAACCAGACGTGACAATGCCAGGTTCTTCGACGGGCGCCTCGACGACGTCCCCAGGTGGGCGATCACCCAGGGACTGGCAACGATTCGCCGCGCCAGGGCCATCGTGCTGGTGGCCAGGGGCGTCGGCAAGGCGCGCGCGTTGTCGGCGGCGCTGCACGGCGCGCGCACCGCCGATGTGCCCGCCTCGATACTGCAGGACCATCCCAGCGTCACCGTGGTTGCCGACCGTGCCGCGGCATCGCTGCTGTGAGGAGCCTCCGATGACGGCGACACCGCAGGTACTCGATCTGTTCGCCCCGGGTTCCGGCCTCGACACCGACGGCACCTTGGTGGTGGGCGGGTGTCGGCTCGACGATCTCGCCGAACAGTTCGGCACACCGGTGATGGTGCTCGACGAGCAGGCACTGCGCCAGCGGGCGCGCGACTACCTGACCGCCTTCGCCAGCAGGTGGTCGCGTGTCGAGGTGGCATTCGCCTCGAAGGCGTTCCCCTGCACCGCCGTCCAGCGACTGATGGCGCAGGAGGGGCTGTGGCTCGACGTCGCGGGCGGCGGTGAGATCCACACCGCGCTTGCCGCCGGTGCCGATCCCGCGCGAATGCTGCTGCACGGCAACGCCAAGACCGATGAGGAACTGGAGCTTGCGGTCCGTGCCGGCGTCGGGCTGGTGGTCGTGGACAACTTCGACGACATCGACCGACTCGAGCGCATCGTGGAGCGCGGGCGTCGGCAGGCGTGCTTGGTGCGCGTCATCCCGGGTGTTCAGGCCGATACCCACGCGGCTGTCGCCACCGGACACGACGGCTCCAAGTTCGGGCTCGCCGCTGCCGACGCCCGGGTGGCGATCGCTCGCATCCGGCGCAGTCGGCTGCTGCGCTGCGATGGCGTGCACACCCATGTCGGGTCGCAGTTGCTCCACGTCGACCAGTTGGCTGCTGCGGTGGCACCGATTGCGGAGCTGGGGGAGTTCGACACCTACGACCTGGGTGGTGGTCTGGGGGTGCGCTACACCTACGCCGACGCTCCGCCGTCGCTGCACGAGTACGCCGAGGCCATGCTCACCAAGGCTCGAGAACTGTTTCCCGCCGGCAGCCGGGTGATCGTGGAGCCCGGGCGCAGCATGGTGGCCACGGCCGGCTGCACCGTCTACCGAGTGACCACCGTGAAACGAGGACCGGTGACCCACGTCGCGGTGGACGGCGGTATGGGTGACAACCTCGAGGTGTCGCTGTACGGCCAGCGCTTCGAAGCCACTCTCGTGTCCCGGGTGGGCGGGGGTACGCAGGTCAGCCTGGTGGGGCGGCATTGCGAGTCCGGTGACCGGCTGATCGCAGGGGTGGCGCTGGACGATCCGGTGGTCGGCGATCTCGTGGCGGTGCCGGTCACCGGCGCGTACTGCTACACCATGTCCAATCAGTACAACGGGGCCCGACGCATTCCGGTGGTTTTCGCCTCGGCCGGCCGCGCCCGTCAGGTGGTCCGACGTGACACCTGGGCGGACCTGTTGTCGCGCGACGTGGAGTGACATGGTGCGGGCGTTCGGTTATCCGTTGGGCCATGTCGGGGCTCGACGCTAGACTGAGGTGTCCTATTTGATCGAGATACGTTCAGGAAGCAGGCGTAAAACACCACGTGACGCCCCGCGAGACAACCGATGGAAACACGGGTAACACCGTGAAAAGCAGCATCAACGTTCCGCCTGACCTCGTGGTGGGCCTGCTCGGTTCCGCCGACGAGAATCTGCGCGCCCTCGAACGTTCCCTTGCCGCCGATCTTCATGTCCGTGGCAATGCCATCACCCTGTCCGGCGACCCGGCCGACGTCGCCCTCGCCGAGCGCGTCGTCACCGAACTGCTCGGGGTGGTCTCCGGAGGTCAACCGCTGACGCAGGACGCCATCCGGCACAGCGTTGCCATGGTCACCGGCGCCGACGAAGCATCACCGGCCGAAGTGCTGACACTGGACATCCTGTCCCGGCGCGGCAAGACCATCCGGCCCAAGACCCTGAACCAGAAGCGTTATGTCGACGCCATCGACAACCACACCATCGTCTTCGGCATCGGCCCCGCCGGTACCGGCAAGACGTACCTGGCCATGGCCAAGGCCGTCAATGCGTTGAAGACCAAACAGGTCAACCGCATCATCCTCACCCGCCCCGCAGTGGAAGCCGGTGAGCGCCTTGGTTTTCTGCCCGGCACGCTCTACGAGAAGATCGACCCGTACCTGCGTCCGCTGTATGACGCGCTGCACGACATGATGGACCAGGAAGCCATTCCGAAGCTGATGGCCGCCGGTGTCATCGAGGTCGCTCCGTTGGCATTCATGCGGGGTAGAACCCTCAACGACGCCTTCATCATCTTGGACGAGGCGCAGAACACCACTGCAGAACAGATGAAAATGTTCCTCACCCGGCTCGGTTTCGGGTCGAAGATCGTCGTTACAGGCGACACCACGCAGGTCGACCTCCCGGGCGGAGCTCGTTCGGGACTTCGAACGGCGGTGGAGACCCTCGACGGCATCGACGACATTCACATCGCCGAACTCACCAGCTCGGACGTTGTGAGACATCGGCTCGTCGCCGAGATCGTCGACGCATATGCGCGTGCCGAAGACCACCATGCCGGTAACCGCGCGCAACGGCGATCCGGCACATCGCGGGCCAGGAGGTGACCCCATGAGTATCGAGGTCTCCAACGAATCCGGCATGGACGTCTCCGAAGAGGAACTGATCAGCGTCGCCCGCTTCGCCATCGGCAGGATGAACGTCAATCCCGGTGCCGAGCTGTCGATGGTGCTGCTGGACACCGCCGCCATGGCCGATCTTCACATGCGATGGATGGACCTGCCCGGGCCCACCGACGTGATGAGCTTCCCCATGGACGAGCTCGAACCGGGGGGCCGTCCGGATGCAGCAGAGCCGGGGCCGTCAATGCTCGGAGACATCGTGTTGTGCCCGCAGTTCGCCGCCGATCAGGCCAAGAAGGCCGGCCACGATCTCGAACACGAACTCGCTCTGCTCACCGTCCACGGTGTGCTGCACCTGTTGGGCTTCGACCATGCCGAGCCCGACGAGGAGAAGGAGATGTTCGCGTTGCAGCGCCAGCTGCTCGAGGACTGGTACGCCGAGCAGGAGGAGCTCTACCTCCGCAATGTGCAGGCGGAGAAAGACCGCAGGCTGCTGGACAAGTCGAGGGCCTACGACCAACCGTGAGTGGTGTAGCTCCATTACTGATCGCTATCGCACTGATCCTGCTCGGCGGTCTCTTCGCGGCCATCGACGCCGCCATCAGCACTGTGTCTTTGGCTCGCGTCGAAGAGTTGGTCCGTGACGAGCGTCCCGGCGCGGTCCGGCTGAACAAGCTCATCGCCGAGCGGCCCAAGTACATCAACCTGATCGTCTTGCTGCGCATTGCGTGCGAGGTCACCGCCACCGCATTGCTGGTGGCGTTTCTCGAGGACTTCTGGGGATTGGACTGGGGCCTACTGGCGGCCGCCGCGATCATGATAGTGGTCAGCTTCGTCGCCATCGGGGTAGGCCCGCGCACGGTGGGCAGGCAGAACGCCTACTCGATTGCGCTGGGCGCAGCCGTTCCGCTGCAAGCCATTTCCGTTCTGCTGGCCCCGTTGAGCCGACTGCTTGTCCTGCTGGGCAATGCCCTGACGCCGGGCCGCGGATTCCGCAATGGTCCCTTCGCCTCCGAGATCGAACTGCGTGAAGTCGTCGACATGGCTCAGCAAAGTGGTGTGGTGGCCGACGACGAGCGCCGGATGATCCAATCGGTGTTCGAACTCGGCGACACCCCCGCGCGCGAGGTCATGGTGCCGCGCACCGAGATGGTGTGGATCGAATCGGACAAAACGGCCGGTCAAGCCACCTCTTTGGCCGTGCGCAGCGGGCACTCCCGTATCCCGGTGATCGGCGAGAACGTCGACGACCTGGTGGGCGTGGTGTACCTCAAGGATCTGATCGAGCGCACCTACTACTCGAGCAACGGCGGCCGCGACACCAAGGTCTCCGATGTCATGCGGACCCCGGTGTTCGTCCCGGACTCCAAGCCGCTGGACGAACTGCTGCGGGAGATGCAACGCGACCGCAAGCACATGGCGCTGCTGGTCGACGAGTACGGCGCCATCGCCGGTCTGGTCACCATCGAGGACGTGCTGGAGGAGATCGTCGGTGAGATCGCCGACGAGTACGACACCGACGAGGTTGCTCCCATCGAGGACCTGGGGGACAAGAACTACCGCTTGTCGACGCGGTTGCCCATCGAGGATCTCGGTGAGCTCTACGATGTCGAATTCGACGACGACCTGGACGTCGACACTGTGGGTGGCCTACTGGCGCTCGAGCTGGGCCGCGTACCGTTGCCCGGCGCCGAGGTGGTGTCGCACGGACTGCGCCTGCAGGCCGAAGGTGGGCATGACCATCGAGGC
Coding sequences within:
- a CDS encoding PhoH family protein produces the protein MTPRETTDGNTGNTVKSSINVPPDLVVGLLGSADENLRALERSLAADLHVRGNAITLSGDPADVALAERVVTELLGVVSGGQPLTQDAIRHSVAMVTGADEASPAEVLTLDILSRRGKTIRPKTLNQKRYVDAIDNHTIVFGIGPAGTGKTYLAMAKAVNALKTKQVNRIILTRPAVEAGERLGFLPGTLYEKIDPYLRPLYDALHDMMDQEAIPKLMAAGVIEVAPLAFMRGRTLNDAFIILDEAQNTTAEQMKMFLTRLGFGSKIVVTGDTTQVDLPGGARSGLRTAVETLDGIDDIHIAELTSSDVVRHRLVAEIVDAYARAEDHHAGNRAQRRSGTSRARR
- a CDS encoding xylulokinase — encoded protein: MEDQVFVGLDLGTSSLKAIAVGGSGELLARASRTYPTKRPEPAAAEQSPADWWSALDDVMDELADQVPPSGWCGIGLSAMLPTLVQFDRSAECLEPAVTWEDSRAEPQARPLCDMIGDHRIYQVTGQRVDGRYLAPMYRRQQQLGHGGSAIAGAKDALFQRLTGALDTDPSTAAGFGVFSLDTLEWDPELVAAAALPGLPAVLPSRSWRPVLSRWVERWGLPVGLPVVLGGADSVLGAAGMGAVEHGDVVVIAGTSAVVLGISDTPVRDAQRRYLVTPMAGPGWGLEMDVLAVGSAFGGVAEMLGLPDPTALLDLGVQVDPGDAPAFLPYLTPGEQGALWDSTLEGTLHGLRLGMGAAHIGRALLTGVVIELRRCIAVLEEATGARGPVMLGGGAAAHPQFWQDLADATGRDVLVDRSSGDHSAIGAALLVADAFGVEVPRRTDFHRVRPDPAKQLWWSQTADRHDRIRCALGVLS
- the lysA gene encoding diaminopimelate decarboxylase, which encodes MTATPQVLDLFAPGSGLDTDGTLVVGGCRLDDLAEQFGTPVMVLDEQALRQRARDYLTAFASRWSRVEVAFASKAFPCTAVQRLMAQEGLWLDVAGGGEIHTALAAGADPARMLLHGNAKTDEELELAVRAGVGLVVVDNFDDIDRLERIVERGRRQACLVRVIPGVQADTHAAVATGHDGSKFGLAAADARVAIARIRRSRLLRCDGVHTHVGSQLLHVDQLAAAVAPIAELGEFDTYDLGGGLGVRYTYADAPPSLHEYAEAMLTKARELFPAGSRVIVEPGRSMVATAGCTVYRVTTVKRGPVTHVAVDGGMGDNLEVSLYGQRFEATLVSRVGGGTQVSLVGRHCESGDRLIAGVALDDPVVGDLVAVPVTGAYCYTMSNQYNGARRIPVVFASAGRARQVVRRDTWADLLSRDVE
- a CDS encoding glucosamine-6-phosphate deaminase, whose amino-acid sequence is MTAGLLVTDDESFGAVAADAVLAGLGGQRRCLGVATGETPVPLYIEMVRRARAGEVDLRAATLVALDEYLGIGGDDPRSYTAYVRQRIAMPLGVLERNVVVPDGLAEDAEAEAARVEERIRSAGGVDVQIVGIGSNGHLAFNEPGSDFDSSTRVVAISESTRRDNARFFDGRLDDVPRWAITQGLATIRRARAIVLVARGVGKARALSAALHGARTADVPASILQDHPSVTVVADRAAASLL
- the ybeY gene encoding rRNA maturation RNase YbeY, whose product is MSIEVSNESGMDVSEEELISVARFAIGRMNVNPGAELSMVLLDTAAMADLHMRWMDLPGPTDVMSFPMDELEPGGRPDAAEPGPSMLGDIVLCPQFAADQAKKAGHDLEHELALLTVHGVLHLLGFDHAEPDEEKEMFALQRQLLEDWYAEQEELYLRNVQAEKDRRLLDKSRAYDQP
- a CDS encoding hemolysin family protein, which translates into the protein MSGVAPLLIAIALILLGGLFAAIDAAISTVSLARVEELVRDERPGAVRLNKLIAERPKYINLIVLLRIACEVTATALLVAFLEDFWGLDWGLLAAAAIMIVVSFVAIGVGPRTVGRQNAYSIALGAAVPLQAISVLLAPLSRLLVLLGNALTPGRGFRNGPFASEIELREVVDMAQQSGVVADDERRMIQSVFELGDTPAREVMVPRTEMVWIESDKTAGQATSLAVRSGHSRIPVIGENVDDLVGVVYLKDLIERTYYSSNGGRDTKVSDVMRTPVFVPDSKPLDELLREMQRDRKHMALLVDEYGAIAGLVTIEDVLEEIVGEIADEYDTDEVAPIEDLGDKNYRLSTRLPIEDLGELYDVEFDDDLDVDTVGGLLALELGRVPLPGAEVVSHGLRLQAEGGHDHRGRVRVGTVLVSPVEPEPESEESREDD